A single region of the Chrysoperla carnea chromosome 5, inChrCarn1.1, whole genome shotgun sequence genome encodes:
- the LOC123300940 gene encoding chloride channel protein E, which produces MKRKRHREHENRSTSESSQNPNKRIRPPSQQQNLSPITNNNNNNNGTTEFLKLALERVCALQAELARDTNNDNDDDDENDNEQVDPETAGFAACAIETFRFLATEGLTADNQLMQRLSEHLLGTTINNLDLSKI; this is translated from the exons ATGAAACGAAAACGACATCGTGAACATGAAAATCGCTCAACTTCAGAAAGTTCACAAAATCCAAATAAACGAATAAGACCTCCTTCACAACAGCAAAATTTATCG ccaataacgaataataataataataacaatggaACAAcggaatttttgaaattagcaTTAGAACGCGTTTGCGCATTACAAGCGGAATTGGCACGCGACACAAATAATgacaatgatgatgatgatgagaATGATAATGAACAGGTGGATCCTGAGACAGCTGGTTTTGCCGCATGCGCAATTGAAACATTCCGGTTTTTAGCTACAGAAGGTTTAACAGCTGATAATCAATTAATGCAACGATTATCGGAGCATCTGTTAGGGACAACGAttaataatttagatttaagtaaaatttaa